The proteins below come from a single Leptotrichia sp. oral taxon 223 genomic window:
- a CDS encoding PTS ascorbate transporter subunit IIC translates to MEFLMLIGKWFAQNILTKPEFFVGLLVFFGYLFMGKKIYEAIGGFIKATVGYMILNVGAKGLVVTFRPILEALGKEFQLKAAVIDPYFGLQAVEAALKTIGQTTASVMTALLIGFILNILLVLFRKITKIRTLFITGHIMQQQAQTATWMLFFLFPQFRNVTGVVLIGIFVGIYWAVGSNLSVEPTQRLTENAGFAIGHQQMFAVWAADKLAPKLGNPKKRLDDLKLPNWLSMLHDDIISTGLIMMIFFGGIMLVLGPNHFTSIKGGDIVSAYDPKKLWFGTYVISTTLSFAVYLTILKTGVRMFVSELTVSFQGISNKILPGSFPAVDCAATYGFGSPSAVLFGFLVGTVAQFISIALLLIFKSPIFIITGFVPVFFDNATIAVFADKRGGARAAFILSALSGVLQVFLGAAAVILFGLSDFGGWHGNIDQSTLWLGQGFIMKYLGIIGYVLVIVTMLIIPQIQYAKSKNKEQYYEGTVDLEEN, encoded by the coding sequence ATGGAGTTCTTAATGTTAATTGGAAAGTGGTTTGCACAAAATATTTTGACAAAGCCTGAGTTTTTTGTAGGTTTGTTAGTTTTCTTCGGATACTTGTTCATGGGGAAAAAAATCTATGAAGCAATCGGAGGATTTATTAAAGCGACAGTTGGATATATGATATTAAATGTAGGGGCTAAAGGGCTAGTTGTAACTTTTAGACCTATACTGGAAGCGCTGGGAAAAGAATTTCAGTTAAAAGCGGCGGTTATTGATCCATATTTTGGATTGCAGGCAGTAGAAGCGGCGTTAAAAACAATAGGGCAGACAACAGCTTCGGTTATGACGGCTTTATTAATAGGGTTTATTTTAAATATACTGCTAGTATTGTTTAGAAAAATAACTAAAATCAGAACATTATTCATAACAGGGCATATTATGCAGCAGCAAGCACAAACAGCTACTTGGATGTTATTCTTTTTATTCCCGCAGTTCAGAAATGTTACGGGAGTAGTGTTAATCGGTATATTTGTTGGAATTTACTGGGCTGTAGGATCTAACTTGTCAGTAGAGCCTACTCAAAGATTGACTGAAAATGCAGGATTTGCGATAGGGCATCAGCAAATGTTCGCAGTATGGGCAGCTGATAAATTGGCGCCAAAATTGGGAAATCCTAAAAAACGTTTAGATGATTTGAAATTGCCAAATTGGCTTTCAATGCTGCATGACGATATTATTTCAACAGGGTTAATAATGATGATATTCTTTGGCGGAATAATGCTAGTTTTAGGGCCTAACCATTTTACATCTATAAAAGGTGGAGATATAGTAAGCGCATACGATCCTAAAAAACTATGGTTCGGAACTTACGTCATATCGACAACATTGTCATTTGCAGTTTATTTAACAATATTGAAAACAGGTGTTAGAATGTTCGTATCAGAACTTACAGTGTCATTCCAAGGAATCTCAAATAAAATTTTACCAGGATCATTCCCAGCGGTTGACTGTGCGGCAACATATGGATTCGGATCACCAAGCGCGGTATTGTTTGGATTTTTAGTAGGAACAGTGGCTCAATTTATTTCAATAGCGCTGTTACTGATATTTAAATCTCCAATATTCATTATAACAGGATTCGTTCCAGTATTCTTTGACAATGCGACAATCGCAGTATTTGCAGATAAACGTGGCGGTGCAAGGGCGGCATTTATTTTATCAGCATTATCAGGAGTATTGCAGGTATTCTTAGGAGCGGCGGCAGTAATATTGTTCGGATTATCCGATTTTGGAGGATGGCATGGAAATATAGATCAAAGTACACTGTGGCTTGGACAAGGATTTATAATGAAATATTTAGGAATAATAGGATATGTGCTAGTAATTGTTACAATGCTAATAATTCCTCAAATTCAATATGCAAAATCTAAAAATAAAGAGCAGTATTATGAAGGAACTGTAGATTTGGAAGAAAATTAA
- a CDS encoding PTS sugar transporter subunit IIB, translating into MIKVLAVCGSGMGTSMIMKLKVGKVLQKLGVQADVNSCSLGEAKSGLSNYDLVIASTHIAPELKGGPNTKIVGLLNLLDEKELESKLKEAGIA; encoded by the coding sequence ATGATTAAAGTATTAGCAGTTTGCGGAAGCGGAATGGGAACAAGTATGATTATGAAATTAAAAGTTGGAAAAGTATTGCAAAAATTGGGAGTACAGGCAGATGTAAATTCATGCAGCCTGGGAGAAGCTAAATCAGGACTTTCAAATTATGACTTGGTTATTGCCTCAACTCATATTGCGCCTGAATTAAAAGGCGGACCAAATACAAAAATAGTTGGACTTTTAAATTTACTTGATGAAAAAGAGCTTGAAAGTAAATTAAAAGAAGCTGGAATTGCATAA
- a CDS encoding PTS sugar transporter subunit IIA: protein MNLLDSLKENNSVVLQQEADSWEEAIKTCMAPLAANNSIEQKYIESIIERTKELGPFYILAPGLAMPHERPEMGVNKSSFSFITLKEPVSFPDGQEVDILIGLAAENAEVHAGEAIPQIVMLFDDEEIFDKIRKAKKPEDIYKLIEEKV from the coding sequence ATGAATTTATTGGATTCCTTGAAGGAAAATAATTCTGTTGTGCTGCAGCAGGAGGCAGATAGCTGGGAAGAGGCTATAAAAACGTGCATGGCTCCACTTGCAGCAAATAATTCAATAGAACAAAAATATATTGAAAGCATAATAGAAAGAACAAAAGAACTGGGGCCATTTTATATATTGGCACCAGGATTAGCAATGCCGCATGAAAGACCTGAAATGGGAGTAAATAAGAGTTCTTTCAGTTTTATAACATTAAAGGAACCAGTGTCATTTCCAGATGGACAGGAAGTTGACATATTAATTGGACTGGCCGCTGAAAATGCAGAAGTTCACGCAGGTGAAGCTATTCCTCAAATAGTGATGCTTTTTGATGACGAGGAAATTTTTGATAAAATTAGAAAAGCAAAAAAACCGGAAGACATTTATAAATTGATAGAAGAAAAAGTATAA
- a CDS encoding 3-keto-L-gulonate-6-phosphate decarboxylase UlaD → MAKPLLQVALDHSDLKGAIKAAVSVGKEVDVIEAGTVCLLQVGSELVEVLRNLFPEKIIVADTKCADAGGTVAKNNAVRGADWMTCICSATIPTMKAALKAIKEVRGERGEIQVELYGDWTYEQAQLWLDAGINQAIYHQSRDALLAGETWGEKDLTKVKKLIEMGFKVSVTGGLNTDTLKLFEGVDVFTFIAGRGITEADDPAAAARAFKAEIDKYWK, encoded by the coding sequence ATGGCAAAACCATTATTACAAGTAGCATTAGATCATTCTGACTTAAAAGGTGCAATAAAAGCGGCAGTATCAGTTGGAAAAGAAGTTGATGTGATAGAAGCTGGAACTGTGTGTTTATTACAAGTTGGGAGCGAATTAGTGGAAGTACTGAGAAACTTGTTTCCTGAAAAAATAATAGTGGCAGATACAAAATGCGCAGATGCAGGAGGAACAGTTGCTAAAAATAATGCAGTTCGTGGAGCGGACTGGATGACATGTATCTGTTCTGCTACAATTCCTACAATGAAAGCGGCGTTAAAAGCTATAAAGGAAGTGCGTGGAGAACGAGGAGAAATTCAAGTGGAACTGTATGGCGACTGGACTTATGAACAAGCTCAGCTTTGGCTAGATGCGGGAATTAATCAGGCTATTTACCATCAAAGCAGAGATGCCTTGCTGGCTGGAGAAACTTGGGGAGAAAAAGACTTGACTAAAGTCAAGAAATTAATTGAAATGGGATTCAAGGTTTCTGTAACAGGAGGGTTAAATACAGATACGCTTAAATTATTTGAAGGTGTTGATGTATTTACATTTATTGCAGGACGTGGAATTACTGAAGCGGATGATCCGGCAGCGGCGGCAAGAGCATTTAAAGCAGAAATTGATAAATATTGGAAATAA
- a CDS encoding L-ribulose-5-phosphate 3-epimerase, which yields MKNLNKLNLGIYEKALPKDIDWVERIKLVKECGYDFVEISIDETDERLARLDWTNDEINRIHKALIDTGVRIPSMCFSGHRRFPMGSMDEKIREKAMELMQKAIIFTDKMGIRTIQMAGYDVYYETGNEQTKKYFTENLKKAVEWASSYNVTLSIEIMDHPFINSISKYMEYANIIKSPWLKVYPDVGNLTAWPENDTLKELELGIKNGEITGIHLKDTLAVTDTFEGKFKEVPFGEGCVDFPKVFKKLKELNYKGPFLIEMWTEKSDNPIEEVKKAKQWMLDKMKEGGFI from the coding sequence ATGAAAAATTTAAACAAATTAAATTTGGGAATATATGAAAAGGCTCTTCCTAAGGATATTGACTGGGTGGAAAGAATAAAGCTGGTTAAGGAATGTGGTTATGATTTTGTGGAAATTTCGATAGATGAAACTGACGAAAGGCTTGCAAGGCTGGACTGGACTAATGATGAAATAAACAGGATTCATAAGGCGTTAATAGATACAGGAGTTAGAATTCCGTCAATGTGCTTTAGTGGACATAGAAGATTTCCAATGGGAAGCATGGATGAAAAGATTAGGGAAAAGGCTATGGAGCTTATGCAAAAGGCAATAATCTTTACAGATAAAATGGGAATTAGAACGATTCAGATGGCTGGATACGATGTTTATTACGAAACAGGCAACGAGCAGACTAAAAAATATTTTACTGAAAACTTGAAAAAAGCAGTAGAATGGGCTTCTTCATATAATGTAACATTGTCAATAGAAATTATGGATCATCCATTTATAAATTCCATTTCAAAATATATGGAATATGCCAATATAATTAAATCTCCATGGTTAAAGGTTTATCCTGATGTAGGAAATTTGACGGCATGGCCTGAAAATGACACGCTGAAAGAATTGGAACTTGGAATAAAAAATGGAGAAATAACAGGAATCCATTTGAAAGACACTTTAGCAGTAACTGACACTTTTGAAGGGAAATTTAAGGAAGTGCCTTTTGGAGAAGGATGTGTAGATTTTCCAAAAGTATTTAAAAAATTAAAGGAATTAAATTATAAAGGACCTTTTTTGATAGAAATGTGGACTGAAAAATCGGATAATCCAATTGAGGAAGTAAAAAAGGCAAAGCAATGGATGCTGGATAAAATGAAGGAAGGTGGATTTATCTAA